A genomic window from Prunus persica cultivar Lovell chromosome G2, Prunus_persica_NCBIv2, whole genome shotgun sequence includes:
- the LOC18785759 gene encoding peroxidase P7 codes for MRSMASSYASTAIFLTLALLIVHMEAKAIDEMSPSFYATSCPKLFPTVKPIVESAIKKEARMGASLLRLFYHDCFVNGCDASLLLDNAPNFIGEKNIPPNKNSTRGYEVIDEIKSAVEKKCPGVVSCADIIAIVARDSVSILGGPSWGVQLGRRDARATNAIVTNVSLPLPKANLKELVLRFRGIALKRRDLVALVGAHTPGEAQCHSFRERIYNESNMNKELAQKRRLKCPRSQGSGDANLAPIDAQTPIVFDNSYYKNLVQNKGLLHSDQQLFSGGKTDPIVRTYSKDQEAFFNDFASAMIKMGSVNPLIGPAGEIRLNCRRMNPII; via the exons atgagatcaatggcttcctcttaTGCCTCAACAGCCATTTTCTTGACCTTGGCTCTCCTAATTGTGCACATGGAAGCCAAGGCCATCGATGAAATGTCACCAAGTTTTTATGCCACTTCTTGTCCAAAACTCTTCCCCACTGTGAAACCCATAGTTGAATCCGCCATTAAAAAGGAGGCTCGAATGGGAGCCTCTCTCCTCCGCCTCTTCTACCATGACTGTTTTGTTAAC GGATGTGATGCGTCGTTGCTGCTGGATAATGCACCAAACTTCAttggagagaaaaatataCCTCCCAATAAGAATTCTACGAGGGGGTATGAAGTGATTGATGAAATCAAGTCTGCGGTGGAGAAAAAGTGCCCTGGCGTCGTCTCATGTGCTGATATTATTGCCATTGTTGCCAGAGACTCTGTTTCAATT CTTGGAGGACCAAGTTGGGGTGTTCAATTGGGAAGGAGAGACGCTAGGGCTACGAACGCGATCGTTACTAATGTCAGCTTACCCCTTCCGAAAGCCAATTTAAAGGAGCTCGTCCTTAGATTCCGTGGTATTGCGCTTAAAAGGAGAGACTTGGTTGCTTTAGTAG GAGCTCATACACCTGGAGAAGCACAATGTCACTCCTTCAGAGAGCGCATATACAATGAGAGCAACATGAACAAAGAGCTTGCCCAGAAAAGGAGATTAAAATGCCCAAGATCACAAGGCTCGGGTGACGCCAACTTGGCTCCAATTGATGCTCAAACCCCAATAGTGTTTGACAACAGCTACTACAAAAACCTTGTCCAGAATAAAGGGCTCCTCCACTCTGATCAGCAGCTCTTCAGTGGAGGCAAAACTGATCCCATAGTGCGCACCTACAGTAAAGACCAAGAAGCCTTCTTTAACGACTTTGCGTCTGCCATGATCAAGATGGGAAGCGTCAACCCCCTCATTGGTCCAGCTGGCGAGATCAGGTTGAATTGCAGGAGGATGAatccaataatttaa
- the LOC18785939 gene encoding LOB domain-containing protein 15 has product MSREREISDEIGKKIKRETDASSHHRMGRRHMLGPPGTLNTITPCAACKLLRRRCAQECPFSPYFSPHEPQKFASVHKVFGASNVSKMLMEVPESQRADAANSLVYEANVRLRDPVYGCMGAISALQQQVQSLQAELNAVRGEILKYKYREANLLPSNSHHMALFSTSGAVSIASLPQTPQPPPPPPPPPPLPPTSSSSSMYTNQPSTADYSTLSSENVSFFG; this is encoded by the exons ATGTCCAGAGAAAG GGAGATATCTGATGAGATAGGCAAGAAGATTAAGAGAGAAACTGATGCTTCTTCTCATCATCGAATGGGAAGAAGACACATGTTGGGCCCTCCAGGAACCCTAAACACCATCACCCCTTGTGCTGCCTGTAAGCTCCTCAGACGAAGGTGTGCTCAGGAATGCCCCTTTTCTCCTTACTTCTCTCCCCACGAACCCCAAAAGTTCGCCTCCGTCCACAAGGTCTTTGGTGCCAGCAACGTCTCCAAGATGCTCATG gAAGTGCCGGAGAGTCAACGAGCAGATGCTGCAAATAGTCTTGTTTATGAAGCAAATGTGAGGCTAAGAGATCCAGTTTATGGATGCATGGGTGCGATTTCAGCTTTGCAACAACAGGTTCAATCTTTACAAGCTGAGCTCAATGCAGTTAGGGGTGAAATACTTAAATACAAATATAGGGAAGCGAATCTCCTTCCTTCTAATTCTCATCATATGGCTTTGTTCTCTACTTCGGGGGCTGTTTCGATTGCTTCCCTGCCGCAGACCCCACAGCCGCCTCCCCCGCCACCTCCGCCTCCACCTCTACCTCCtacctcctcctcttcttctatgTACACTAATCAACCAAGCACCGCGGACTATAGCACCCTTTCAAGTGAAAATGTTTCCTTCTTTGGTTAA
- the LOC18785262 gene encoding protein NRT1/ PTR FAMILY 5.1 — protein sequence MEAKASYTLDGTVDLRGRPVLASKTGKWKACAFLVGYEAFERMAFYGIASNLVNYLTTQLHEDTVSSVRNVNNWSGSVWLTPVLGAYIADSYLGRFWTFTISSLIYVMGMMLLTMAVSLKSFKPSCSNGICNKASSSQIAFFYISLYIIAIGSGGTKPNISTFGADQFDDFDPQEKKLKASFFNWWMFSSFLGALVATLGLVYIQENLGWGLGYGIPTVGLILSLFIFYFGTPMYRHKVSKTKSPARDLCQIPIAAYKNRKAQLPSNPSELHEFEPQHYINSGKRQMYHTPIFRFLDKAAIKDGNNMDASMRPPCTVTQVEGTKLVIGMVMIWLVTLIPSTIWAQINTLFVKQGTTLDRSLGQQFHIPAASLGSFVTLSMLLSVPMYDRYFVPLVRARTKNPRGITLLQRLGIGFVVQVIAIAIAYAVEVRRMRVIRVHHLNGPKEIVPMSIFWLLPQYVLLGIADVFNAIGLLEFFYDQSPEEMQSLGTTFFTSGIGVGNFLNSFLVTMVDKITGRNGGKSWIGNNLNDCHLDYYYGFLLVISAINLGAFLWASCKYVYKRESVEVKEGCVDLVEGKAIATSPLGLQV from the exons ATGGAAGCCAAAGCTTCCTACACCCTGGACGGCACCGTAGATCTCCGGGGCCGCCCTGTGCTTGCCTCCAAGACTGGCAAATGGAAAGCTTGTGCTTTTCTTGTTG GGTACGAAGCATTTGAGAGGATGGCCTTCTATGGAATAGCTTCAAATTTGGTGAATTACTTGACCACTCAGCTTCATGAAGACACAGTTTCCTCTGTTAGAAATGTCAATAACTGGTCCGGTTCAGTATGGTTGACACCAGTTCTGGGGGCTTACATAGCCGACTCTTACTTGGGTCGTTTCTGGACTTTCACCATCTCATCCCTCATTTACGtcatg GGAATGATGCTTCTGACCATGGCTGTTTCACTGAAAAGCTTCAAGCCAAGCTGCAGCAATGGCATTTGCAACAAGGCCTCCTCTTCACAGATTGCGTTCTTCTACATTTCTCTCTACATCATAGCAATTGGGTCTGGGGGGACAAAACCCAACATCTCCACCTTTGGGGCAGACCAGTTTGATGATTTCGACCCTCAAGAGAAGAAGCTCAAGGCATCATTTTTCAACTGGTGGATGTTCAGCTCTTTCTTGGGTGCTTTAGTTGCAACCCTAGGCCTTGTTTACATCCAAGAAAACTTGGGTTGGGGGTTAGGGTATGGCATCCCCACAGTTGGTCTTATACTGTCCTTGTTCATCTTCTACTTTGGAACCCCAATGTATAGGCACAAAGTTAGCAAGACCAAAAGCCCTGCAAGGGACTTGTGTCAAATCCCCATTGCTGCctataaaaatagaaaggcTCAGCTCCCTAGCAACCCATCTGAGCTCCATGAGTTTGAGCCACAGCATTACATTAATAGTGGGAAACGCCAGATGTACCACACTCCAATTTTCAG GTTCTTGGACAAGGCTGCGATAAAAGATGGCAACAACATGGATGCCTCAATGAGGCCTCCATGCACAGTGACACAAGTTGAAGGAACAAAGCTAGTTATTGGAATGGTCATGATATGGCTTGTCACTCTAATTCCTAGCACCATTTGGGCACAAATCAACACTTTGTTTGTCAAGCAAGGCACCACCCTAGACCGAAGCCTAGGCCAACAATTCCACATACCCGCAGCCTCCCTAGGGAGCTTCGTGACCCTCTCAATGCTTCTCTCTGTGCCTATGTACGACCGTTATTTTGTGCCGTTGGTACGTGCCAGAACCAAAAACCCTAGAGGAATCACACTTCTCCAAAGACTTGGGATTGGATTTGTGGTCCAAGTTATAGCCATTGCAATTGCTTACGCTGTGGAAGTTAGGAGAATGCGTGTGATCAGAGTGCACCATCTTAATGGGCCCAAAGAAATTGTGCCCATGAGCATTTTTTGGTTGCTGCCCCAATATGTGCTCCTTGGGATAGCTGATGTGTTCAATGCAATTGGGTTGCTTGAGTTTTTCTATGATCAGTCTCCAGAGGAGATGCAGAGTCTTGGGACAACTTTTTTCACAAGTGGGATTGGGGTTGGTAACTTTTTGAACAGCTTTCTTGTGACAATGGTGGATAAAATTACAGGGAGGAATGGAGGTAAAAGTTGGATCGGTAACAACTTGAATGACTGTCACTTGGATTATTACTATGGGTTTCTTTTGGTCATATCTGCTATAAACTTAGGGGCATTTTTGTGGGCTTCTTGCAAATATGTCTACAAAAGGGAATCTGTGGAAGTGAAGGAGGGTTGTGTTGATCTGGTGGAGGGCAAAGCAATTGCAACTTCTCCACTTGGACTACAAGTCTAA
- the LOC18787098 gene encoding peroxidase P7 — translation MASSSFMAILTLALLLQTATSNAQLSTNFYSSSCPRVFSTVRSTVQSAIRKEARIGASLLRLHFHDCFVNGCDGSLLLDDTSSFTGEKNAVPNRNSARGFDVVDNIKSAVENVCPGVVSCADILAIASRDSVAILGGPSWNVKVGRRDARTASQAAANNGIPPPTSNLNQLISRFNALGLSTRDLVALSGSHTIGQSRCIQFRPRIYNETNLDSSFAQTRRSNCPRAAGSGDNNLAPLDLQTPTAFDNNYFKNLIQNKGLLHSDQQLFNGGSTDSIVRTYSNSYNTFSSDFVSAIIKMGDIKPLTGSNGEIRKNCRKPN, via the exons atggcttcctcttctttcatGGCCATTTTGACCTTGGCTCTCCTTCTGCAAACGGCCACTTCAAATGCTCAACTTTCAACAAATTTCTACTCTAGCTCTTGCCCGAGGGTCTTCTCCACTGTGAGATCCACAGTGCAATCCGCTATACGAAAGGAGGCCCGAATTGGGGCCTCCCTTCTCCGCCTCCACTTCCACGACTGTTTCGTTAAT GGATGCGATGGCTCCTTGCTCCTCGACGACACGTCGAGCTTCACTGGAGAGAAAAATGCAGTTCCCAATCGGAATTCTGCACGGGGATTTGACGTGGTCGACAACATAAAGTCGGCAGTGGAGAACGTGTGCCCCGGTGTGGTGTCATGCGCTGATATATTGGCCATTGCTTCCAGAGACTCTGTTGCCATC CTTGGAGGACCAAGTTGGAACGTGAAAGTGGGAAGAAGAGACGCAAGAACTGCAAGCCAGGCCGCTGCTAATAACGGCATCCCCCCTCCAACCTCGAACCTAAACCAGCTGATCTCTAGATTCAATGCTCTTGGCCTTTCCACCAGGGACTTGGTTGCTTTATCTG GATCGCATACAATTGGGCAATCAAGGTGCATACAATTCAGGCCCCGCATATACAATGAGACCAATTTGGATAGCTCCTTCGCCCAAACAAGGCGATCAAACTGCCCAAGAGCCGCTGGCTCAGGGGACAACAACTTGGCCCCACTTGATCTTCAAACCCCTACTGCCTTTGACAACAACTACTTCAAGAACCTCATCCAGAACAAAGGCCTCCTCCACTCTGATCAGCAGTTGTTCAATGGTGGGTCCACTGATTCCATAGTGCGCACCTACAGCAACAGCTACAACACCTTCAGTTCTGACTTTGTGAGCGCCATCATCAAGATGGGAGATATCAAACCTCTCACTGGATCCAATGGGGAGATTAGGAAGAATTGCAGGAAGCCCAATTAA
- the LOC18785033 gene encoding putative protein TPRXL, whose product MVVDNKYLSSKLVSKEEASMANASCRVYYGEAAGAIPFMWESQPGTPKHPSSQSSLPPLTPPPSYSTTQPNSKRTHKITSKSKFLDTIFPRLRSSRKMLKPPNSMSPPSLSSASSSSSSWSSSSSSSSNYSSSSASSLRNKGARKFYHKYEEDYDEHDHHESKSGSPTSTLCFGGKCRGANMNGIRGCYSMKNIRFGFLSIVNHESGRVTNNNA is encoded by the coding sequence ATGGTGGTTGACAACAAGTACTTGTCCTCGAAGCTTGTCTCCAAGGAAGAAGCCTCCATGGCCAACGCTTCTTGCAGAGTCTACTACGGAGAAGCAGCAGGTGCAATTCCATTCATGTGGGAGTCTCAGCCAGGTACACCCAAGCACCCTTCTTCACagtcttctcttcctcctctcacACCCCCACCTTCCTATTCCACCACCCAACCAAACTCTAAACGCACCCACAAAATCACCTCAAAATCAAAGTTTCTGGACACCATTTTTCCCAGGCTGAGGTCTTCGAGGAAAATGCTCAAGCCACCCAATTCCATGTCACCACCATCACTGTCCTCCGCAtcctcatcatcctcatcatggtcgtcatcatcatcatcatcatcaaactACTCATCTTCCTCAGCATCAAGTTTGAGAAACAAAGGGGCCCGcaaattttatcacaaatatgAGGAAGATTATGATGAGCATGATCATCATGAATCAAAATCTGGATCACCTACTTCAACTTTATGTTTTGGTGGGAAATGCAGAGGTGCAAATATGAATGGGATCCGAGGCTGCTATTCAATGAAGAACATAAGATTTGGGTTCTTGTCCATTGTTAACCATGAATCTGGCCGAGTTACTAATAATAATGCTTAG
- the LOC18786174 gene encoding peroxidase 4, whose amino-acid sequence MSLLRLAYCKREVFNMASNYSLLLLFLVFAGTFLETKGKLTPKFYSSKCPKALSIVQEEVVAAIKNETRIGASLLRLHFHDCFVNGCDASVLLDDTSSFVGEKTAAPNNNSIRGFEVVDHIKAKLEKACPGVVSCADLLALAARDSVVYLGGPSWKVRLGRRDSTTASRSAANTSIPPPTSNISSLISNFAAQNLSLRDLVALSGSHTIGLARCTSFRSRIYNESTIDAAFANSLQGSCPRSGNDDNLANLDHQTPTHFDNLYYKNLLKVKGLLHSDQELFNGTSSADKLVKIYANNTFAFFEHFAKAMINMGNIEPLTGSQGEIRTNCRKVN is encoded by the exons ATGTCTCTTCTAAGACTAGCCTACTGCAAGAGAGAAGTGTTTAACATGGCTTCAAATTACAGCTTGCTGCTGCTTTTCTTGGTCTTTGCTGGTACATTTCTTGAAACCAAAGGCAAGCTCACTCCAAAATTCTACTCATCTAAATGCCCAAAAGCACTGTCCATTGTGCAAGAAGAAGTTGTAGCAGCCATAAAAAACGAAACACGCATCGGAGCTTCCTTGCTCCGCCTTCATTTCCATGATTGCTTTGTAAAT GGCTGCGATGCGTCGGTGCTGTTGGACGATACATCAAGCTTTGTAGGTGAGAAAACCGCAGCTCCTAATAACAACTCCATCAGAggatttgaagttgttgatcACATCAAAGCCAAGCTTGAGAAGGCATGCCCCGGAGTGGTGTCATGTGCTGATCTTCTAGCTCTGGCTGCACGCGACTCTGTAGTTTAT TTAGGAGGCCCTTCATGGAAAGTTCGCTTGGGAAGAAGAGATTCTACAACTGCTAGCAGAAGTGCTGCCAACACCTCCATCCCTCCACCAACTTCCAATATAAGCAGTCTCATTTCAAACTTTGCTGCACAAAATCTCTCCTTAAGAGACTTGGTCGCTCTTTCAG GTTCACACACCATTGGCCTGGCAAGATGCACATCATTCCGGTCACGCATCTACAATGAGTCCACCATCGACGCCGCCTTTGCCAATTCATTGCAGGGCAGTTGTCCGAGAAGCGGAAATGATGACAACCTTGCAAATCTTGACCACCAGACCCCAACACATTTTGATAACTTGTATTACAAGAATTTGCTCAAAGTAAAGGGTCTTCTTCATTCAGACCAGGAGCTCTTCAATGGAACTTCTTCTGCAGATAAACTGGTTAAAATATATGCAAACAACACCTTTGCATTCTTCGAGCACTTTGCCAAGGCCATGATCAATATGGGAAACATCGAGCCTCTCACAGGAAGCCAGGGCGAGATAAGAACCAATTGCAGAAAAGTCAATTAA
- the LOC18787662 gene encoding WEB family protein At2g40480 translates to MAAEPFPGTPGIKEMRSETGSDFRFSTGSGHGHGASMSPSPPGIRRVGLRAEIDTSPPFGSVEEAVTRFGGRGSWIPFYKLGENYNGIEEFDLKKVEEQAAELEKDLIVKELETLDVLEELATTKRIVEELKRQLQKEALKCLTVVSPPDFHSEEHFSSSPAVKEMNKENHRNVASNHEHVMGNSSPYHNSPDLILTELKQAKLNLGKTINDLGVIQSSVETLNKKMQNEKNLLEKTREKLTSQFAGVSSLEEEMKNIKVKTQMADDAETNAKICFENSACVSREHMQFKRMVEAANFEASGAMSRNEQTKSIMKTAEMRWVAAKKMEEAARAAEAVALAEIKSLTSSGGSSGYVLPEPEKMSISSQMKSPLNLKAQEAEGWFKKKLVDAMRQIDEAHTSKLAILRKLKEATEEVKHSKQFLEEALNKVEIANRKQLAAQEALQSWGPERDQKEQAAAYNTTNLNNFQSPDYNQNSPMNEMNKSVIVNEGPKPHLRSTVSMRDVLSRKQVLPEDFVEKKEMERGHPEMHRVALSEMLHALREDLTFPAKVEKDGNDQKPFLTQRKKFGFIHISLPLSKPSKKKTQTLNAM, encoded by the exons ATGGCCGCCGAACCGTTTCCGGGGACACCTGGCATCAAGGAAATGAGGTCCGAGACCGGGTCGGACTTCCGTTTTAGCACGGGTTCAGGTCATGGGCACGGAGCTTCTATGTCCCCGAGTCCGCCGGGGATAAGGAGGGTGGGCTTGAGGGCGGAGATTGATACTTCCCCGCCTTTCGGGTCGGTCGAAGAGGCTGTGACCCGTTTTGGTGGCCGCGGGTCTTGGATACCATTCTACAAACTCGGAGAAAACTAC AATGGGATTGAAGAGTTTGACTTGAAGAAGGTGGAGGAGCAGGCAGCAGAGTTGGAGAAGGATCTGATTGTGAAGGAGCTAGAGACACTTGATGTGCTAGAAGAACTGGCAACAACTAAAAGGATTGTCGAAGAGCTAAAGCGGCAGCTGCAGAAAGAAGCCTTGAAATGCTTGACGGTAGTCTCGCCACCAGATTTTCATTCAGAAGAACACTTTTCATCATCCCCTGCTGTCAAGGAAATGAACAAGGAGAATCATAGAAATGTTGCCAGCAACCATGAGCACGTGATGGGGAATTCAAGTCCCTACCACAATTCTCCTGATCTGATCTTGACGGAGTTGAAACAAGCAAAACTGAACCTTGGTAAAACCATCAATGATCTTGGGGTGATTCAATCTTCTGTTGAAACTTTGAATAAGAAAATGCAGAACGAGAAGAACTTGCTTGAAAAGACCCGTGAGAAGCTGACTTCGCAGTTTGCAGGGGTGTCGTCGCTGGAGGAGGAGATGAAGAACATAAAAGTGAAGACACAAATGGCTGATGATGCAGAAACCAATGCTAAAATTTGCTTTGAGAATTCAGCATGTGTTTCAAGGGAGCATATGCAATTTAAGAGAATGGTAGAAGCTGCGAACTTCGAAGCATCAGGGGCAATGTCAAGGAATGAACAAACCAAGAGCATTATGAAGACTGCTGAAATGAGGTGGGTTGCagctaaaaagatggaagaagCAGCAAGGGCAGCAGAAGCTGTTGCTCTTGCTGAAATCAAGTCTCTAACAAGCTCTGGGGGCTCATCAGGGTATGTCCTTCCAGAGCCTGAGAAAATGAGTATTAGTTCTCAAATGAAATCTCCTCTAAACTTGAAAGCTCAAGAAGCTGAGGGCTGGTTCAAGAAGAAGCTAGTAGATGCCATGCGCCAAATTGATGAAGCTCATACTTCTAAACTGGCCATACTAAGGAAGCTGAAAGAAGCAACAGAAGAAGTTAAACACAGTAAACAATTCTTGGAGGAGGCTCTAAACAAAGTGGAAATTGCGAATAGAAAGCAACTAGCTGCTCAAGAGGCTCTCCAGAGCTGGGGACCTGAGCGTGACCAAAAGGAACAGGCTGCTGCTTATAACACCACCAACCTAAACAATTTTCAATCACCAGATTATAATCAGAACTCTCCGATGAATGAGATGAACAAGTCAGTCATAGTAAATGAGGGTCCAAAGCCTCATCTAAGGTCAACAGTTTCAATGCGAGATGTTCTTAGCAGGAAGCAAGTTCTGCCTGAAGATTTTgtggagaaaaaggaaatggaaCGTGGCCACCCCGAAATGCACCGAGTGGCTTTGAGCGAAATGCTTCATGCTCTGAGGGAGGATTTAACATTTCCTGCAAAAGTTGAGAAAGATGGAAATGATCAAAAGCCATTTTTGACACAGAGGAAGAAGTTCGGGTTCATCCACATATCACTTCCCCTGTCCAAGCCAAGTAAGAAAAAGACACAAACTTTGAACGCAATGTGA